Proteins co-encoded in one Pseudomonadota bacterium genomic window:
- a CDS encoding FAD-dependent oxidoreductase: MLDAIVIGSGPNGLVAATYLARAGLSVQVLEANTEPGGAVRSRELTLPGFVHDLGAAFFPFAKASPALRGLDLEGAGLEWRLAELESAHPALDGTCASL, from the coding sequence GTCATCGGTTCCGGCCCCAACGGCCTCGTCGCAGCGACCTACCTCGCCCGGGCGGGACTCTCGGTGCAGGTGCTCGAAGCCAACACCGAGCCCGGGGGCGCCGTGCGTTCTCGAGAGCTCACGCTGCCTGGATTCGTGCACGACCTCGGAGCGGCGTTCTTCCCGTTTGCGAAAGCGAGCCCGGCGCTGCGCGGGCTCGACCTCGAGGGCGCTGGGCTCGAGTGGCGCCTCGCCGAGCTCGAGAGTGCGCACCCTGCCCTCGATGGGACGTGTGCCAGCCTC